The following proteins are encoded in a genomic region of Anolis carolinensis isolate JA03-04 unplaced genomic scaffold, rAnoCar3.1.pri scaffold_12, whole genome shotgun sequence:
- the LOC134294092 gene encoding uncharacterized protein LOC134294092, whose amino-acid sequence MVGRSLPFLAFLMFMFPTVKVSGDNTESLVCSFRSGCGELTLSQEYGHHPAVAVRCNMQVEDEELLGAGGGRSERATPEPDAEFHQLAALASSTAYAQPNGVTQRRGVVRGDSTGGEEGSPSPGPQRMVFLEERMSAMETTLAVMSRAMERLAFLAEPERGRELRAGSMWDVSVGSSQGFADLPAPKGREMRKEPGARPKTQTSLTRVEESDDEGEKPPRIPATLPAETLVPLANAGHGTGPREAAAGPTGPQGGLRRAENWGLPPQGPLPRREDLRIEFGGESSELDFFLTTVRGYMEDNAHTFRTESSRIRAIGAVLKRGAASWYVQLHARRDPCLGSLRRFMGALETRFRDPLEQIRAREKLKTVSQGQRSVSEYAEEFQCLAEKVPEWSAVTKIELFKEGLRREILSWAVHRDEPDTLRGWIQLAGRVETSLAQARRHRGGLQQRPQMKEGSRKEGSTPAGRRTEPTGNVSASRSGCFVCGRLGHRAAECWQRKGEGGGQPKPRAVAGKRAEEEPPMRHHSGGLDEGEEDAMSEPCY is encoded by the exons atggttggccggagcctcccattcttggcttttttgatgttcatgtttcctacagtaaaagtttctggtgataacacagagagtctcgtgtgttcattcaggagcggctgtggtgagctgacactaagccaagaatacggacaccatcccgctgtagcggtgaggtgtaacatgcaagtggaggatgaagagctcttgggcgcaggaggaggaaggtcggaaagggccactcccgagccggacgctgagttccaccagctggcggccctggcgtcatccaccgcttatgcccagccaaatggggtaacccagaggcgtggagtggtgcggggagacagcaccggaggagaggaaggttcaccttccccaggcccacaaaggatggtgtttctggaggagaggatgtcggcgatggagaccaccctggcagtgatgtcgagggcgatggagcgcctggcgtttttggcggagccagagagaggaagggaacttcgggctggctcaatgtgggacgtgagcgtgggaagcagccagggctttgcagacctcccagcaccgaagggaagggaaatgcgaaaggagcccggcgcccggcccaagacccaaacaagcctgacgcgggtggaggagagtgacgacgaaggggaaaaacctccgagaatcccagctacgctcccagctgagaccctggtgcccctggcgaatgccgggcatggcacagggccaagagaagcagcagcggggcccactggtccgcaagggggcttgcgacgggcggagaattggggattgccaccacagggacccctaccgagacgagaggatctaaggatcgagtttgggggagagtcctctgaactggattttttcctgaccacggtgaggggctatatggaggacaatgctcacacttttagaacggaatccagccggatacgggccattggtgcagtgttgaagaggggagcggccagctggtacgttcagctgcacgcgcggcgcgacccatgtctggggtcactccgacgctttatgggggccctggagacccgtttccgagatccactggagcagatccgggcgagggagaagttgaagaccgtctcccaggggcagaggtcggtatctgagtatgcggaggagttccaatgcctcgccgaaaaggtgccggaatggtctgcagtaacaaagatagaactcttcaaagagggtctcaggcgggagatcctctcctgggcggtgcatcgtgatgagcctgacacactgcgcggatggattcagctggcggggcgcgtcgagacatcgctggcccaggcgaggaggcaccgaggagggctacagcagcggccgcagatgaaagaggggagccggaaggagggatcaaccccagccgggaggagaacggagccgacagggaacgtgagcgccagcaggagtggctgcttcgtgtgcggccggttgggccacagggctgccgagtgctggcagagaaaaggggaaggcggaggccagcccaaacccagagccgtggcaggaaaacgcgccgaggaagaaccaccgatgaggcaccactcgggggggttg gacgaaggggaggaggacgccatgtcagaaccctgctactag